The Pseudanabaena yagii GIHE-NHR1 genomic interval CTGTACGGGATCTTTGACTACTGCGCCGATCAGGCTAGAGGCAACATCTCCAGCCCGTAAGTAACCATCGCCAAAGTGAGCCGCCAGCGCTAAACCACTATTCACTACGGAAATTGCTTCGGCAGTGCTGAGAGTGCCACTGGGGGATTTGAGCTTGGTTTTGCCATCACTGGTCACACCATTTCGCAGTTCACGAAAAATGGTGACAATGCGACGTACTTCTTCGAGGGCAGGAGGTTCGGCGGGTAATTCGAGGGCACGACCGAGGCTTTCTACGCGACTCTGGACAATCTCCACTTCTTCATCGGCACTATCGGGTACTGGCAAAATCACGGTATTAAAGCGCCGCTTTAACGCACTAGATAGCTCATTCACGCCGCGATCTCGATTATTCGCAGTGGCAATCACATTAAATCCCCTTGTGGACTGCACTTCCGAATTCAGTTCAGGAATTGGTAAAGTCTTTTCCGAAAGAATCGTAATCAAAGTATCTTGGACATCGGAAGGAATGCGGGTTAGTTCTTCTACTCTGGCGATTTTGCCATCTGCCATCGCTCGCATCATCGGACTCGCCACTAGTGCCGCCATCGAGGGACCATCGGCTAGCAATCTGGCATAGTTCCAGCCATAGCGAATTACTTCTTCGCTAGTTCCTGCTGTGCCTTGAATCAATAATGTGGAATCCCCAGAAATAGCGGCGGCTAAATGTTCAGACACCCAAGATTTGGCGGTTCCCGGAACTCCAAAGAGGAGCAGGGCGCGATCGGTGGTGAGGGTAGCGATCGCAATTTCAATGATGCGCTTGTTGCCAATATATTTCGGAGAAACCTCAAAGCCGTTATCTAGCTTGCCACCAAGGAGATAGGTAGACACTGCCCAAGGCGATAGCTTCCAATTGGGAGGACGTTGTTTTGTATCGATCTTGGCTAGTTCTGCTAACTCTTCCGCAAATTGACTTTCGGCATGTTCACGCAGTAGGGTTGATACAGAGGTAGTTACTGTTGTGGCTACTTCGGTATTGTCTACTTTTGCCTTGGCAGTTTTAGCAGTTTTGGCTGGTTTTTCCGTATTCATAGAAATATACGATCAAGGGAGTTAAGTTCCCTTTAGTCTTTTGATCTGGTTCATTTTAACAAAATGTTTGGAATGATGAGCAATGATTCCAGTTATTTACAGAATTTCATATCTATGGTGATGCGTTGTAAAAACTGTGCAGGAAAGCGCTCAAAGCTCCCATTTATAAACCAGAACCAAGAATTACCATTTCAGACATTCCCAATCCTCTTCATCTATGATTGGGCTAACAATATCACCTAGAATTTCAACTTTTCCTGCTAGATGCTTTGGTGTTGTGCGCTTTGGCTTTTTGTTAGGGATATCTTGGTCGGGTACAGTCTCTTTCTGAGGTGGAATAGATATAGATTTTAGATATAAGCTAACGATCGCCTGTAGTGCTTGACGATGTTCTGGGGTTGCATTTTGGTATGCGTCTGCGATGGGTGCTTCGACTTCTAGGGTAATTTGTTTGATCATGGTTTTGTTAGGATTTGAGAGATTTTTCAAACTCTTGTTTTTTGCTAGAGATTAAAGAACGCAGGTGATCGCCTTCTAACCCTTGTTTCCTATCCTCAAGTTCTAAGCGATAAGATTAATCTCTTCAATCTAAAATTGTTGCTATTATAATCAGTATTAGAATTGAAACATAAAATATCAACCATAACTTCTAAGAGAAAAACTTTACTATGGCGAGAATGATACCTCAGACGCTTTCCGTAACAACTAAAAGCAATGCTGAGAAAAAATTATTTGCTATCCTAGAAAAAGAACTAGATAAAGACTATGTAGTTTTTCACTTAGTACAGGACAAAAAGTTGCAAAAGTA includes:
- a CDS encoding ATP-binding protein, encoding MNTEKPAKTAKTAKAKVDNTEVATTVTTSVSTLLREHAESQFAEELAELAKIDTKQRPPNWKLSPWAVSTYLLGGKLDNGFEVSPKYIGNKRIIEIAIATLTTDRALLLFGVPGTAKSWVSEHLAAAISGDSTLLIQGTAGTSEEVIRYGWNYARLLADGPSMAALVASPMMRAMADGKIARVEELTRIPSDVQDTLITILSEKTLPIPELNSEVQSTRGFNVIATANNRDRGVNELSSALKRRFNTVILPVPDSADEEVEIVQSRVESLGRALELPAEPPALEEVRRIVTIFRELRNGVTSDGKTKLKSPSGTLSTAEAISVVNSGLALAAHFGDGYLRAGDVASSLIGAVVKDPVQDQLVWKEYLETVVKERDNWKDLYRACREVD